In Oenanthe melanoleuca isolate GR-GAL-2019-014 chromosome 10, OMel1.0, whole genome shotgun sequence, a single window of DNA contains:
- the LOXL1 gene encoding lysyl oxidase homolog 1 isoform X2 produces MSPVPVPVHSRVPRDVPSPCPQCIPVSSVHSRVPSPCPSAFPCPSPCPSAFPCPQSLSPVHSHVPRGCPQSLSPVHSRVLSAFPCPSPCPSAFPCPQSLSQCIPVSPVPVPSLSQCIPGVPGLPDLVPDPNYVQASTYVQRAHLYSLRCAAEEKCLASTAYSADTTDYDVRVLLRFPQRVKNQGTADFLPSQPRHSWQWHSCHQHYHSMAEFSHYDLLDVTSGRRVAEGHKASFCLEDTTCDFGHLKRYACTAHTQGLSPGCYDTYNADIDCQWIDITDVPPGNYILKVQVNPKYLVLESDFTNNVVRCHIHYTGRFVSASNCRIAQS; encoded by the exons atgtccccagtccctgtcccagtgcattcccgtgtcccca gggatgtccccagtccctgtccccagtgcatTCCCGTGTCCTCAGTGCATTcccgtgtccccagtccctgtcccagtgcatTCCcgtgtcccagtccctgtcccagtgcattcccgtgtccccagtccctgtccccagtccattcccatgtccccaggggatgtccccagtccctgtccccagtgcatTCCCGTGTCCTCAGTGCATTCCCGtgccccagtccctgtcccagtgcattcccgtgtccccagtccctgtcccagtgcattcccgtgtccccagtccctgtccca tccctgtcccagtgcatTCCCGGTGTTCCAGGTCTCCCGGATCTGGTCCCGGATCCCAACTACGTCCAGGCCTCCACGTACGTGCAGAGAGCTCACCTGTACTCGCTGCGCTGCGCCGCCGAGGAAAAGTGCCTGGCCAG CACCGCCTACTCCGCCGACACCACCGACTACGACGTGCGGGTCCTGCTGCGCTTCCCGCAGCGCGTCAAGAACCAGGGCACGGCCGATTTCCTGCCGAGCCAGCCCCGCCacagctggcagtggcacagctgccacca gcacTACCACAGCATGGCCGAGTTCAGCCACTACGACCTGCTGGATGTCACCTCGGGCCGGCGGGTGGCGGAGGGACACAAGGCGAGTTTCTGCCTGGAGGACACCACGTGCGACTTCGGCCACCTCAAGCGCTACGCGTGCACCGCGCACACGCAG GGTCTCAGCCCGGGCTGTTACGACACCTACAACGCCGACATCGACTGCCAGTGGATCGACATCACCGACGTTCCCCCCGGCAATTACATCCTCAAG GTCCAGGTCAATCCCAAATATTTGGTGCTGGAATCAGATTTCACCAACAACGTCGTTCGCTGCCACATCCACTACACGGGGCGCTTCGTCTCCGCCTCCAACTGCCGCATTGCCCA atCCTGA
- the LOXL1 gene encoding lysyl oxidase homolog 1 isoform X5 yields MSPVPVPSAFPCPQCIPVSPVPVPVHSRVPVPVPVHSRCIPGVPGLPDLVPDPNYVQASTYVQRAHLYSLRCAAEEKCLASTAYSADTTDYDVRVLLRFPQRVKNQGTADFLPSQPRHSWQWHSCHQHYHSMAEFSHYDLLDVTSGRRVAEGHKASFCLEDTTCDFGHLKRYACTAHTQGLSPGCYDTYNADIDCQWIDITDVPPGNYILKVQVNPKYLVLESDFTNNVVRCHIHYTGRFVSASNCRIAQS; encoded by the exons atgtccccagtccctgtccccagtgcatTCCCGTGTCCTCAGTGCATTcccgtgtccccagtccctgtcccagtgcatTCCcgtgtcccagtccctgtcccagtgcattcccgt tgcatTCCCGGTGTTCCAGGTCTCCCGGATCTGGTCCCGGATCCCAACTACGTCCAGGCCTCCACGTACGTGCAGAGAGCTCACCTGTACTCGCTGCGCTGCGCCGCCGAGGAAAAGTGCCTGGCCAG CACCGCCTACTCCGCCGACACCACCGACTACGACGTGCGGGTCCTGCTGCGCTTCCCGCAGCGCGTCAAGAACCAGGGCACGGCCGATTTCCTGCCGAGCCAGCCCCGCCacagctggcagtggcacagctgccacca gcacTACCACAGCATGGCCGAGTTCAGCCACTACGACCTGCTGGATGTCACCTCGGGCCGGCGGGTGGCGGAGGGACACAAGGCGAGTTTCTGCCTGGAGGACACCACGTGCGACTTCGGCCACCTCAAGCGCTACGCGTGCACCGCGCACACGCAG GGTCTCAGCCCGGGCTGTTACGACACCTACAACGCCGACATCGACTGCCAGTGGATCGACATCACCGACGTTCCCCCCGGCAATTACATCCTCAAG GTCCAGGTCAATCCCAAATATTTGGTGCTGGAATCAGATTTCACCAACAACGTCGTTCGCTGCCACATCCACTACACGGGGCGCTTCGTCTCCGCCTCCAACTGCCGCATTGCCCA atCCTGA
- the LOXL1 gene encoding lysyl oxidase homolog 1 isoform X4 translates to MSPVPVPSAFPCPQCIPVPQSLSQCIPVSPVPVPVHSRCIPGVPGLPDLVPDPNYVQASTYVQRAHLYSLRCAAEEKCLASTAYSADTTDYDVRVLLRFPQRVKNQGTADFLPSQPRHSWQWHSCHQHYHSMAEFSHYDLLDVTSGRRVAEGHKASFCLEDTTCDFGHLKRYACTAHTQGLSPGCYDTYNADIDCQWIDITDVPPGNYILKVQVNPKYLVLESDFTNNVVRCHIHYTGRFVSASNCRIAQS, encoded by the exons atgtccccagtccctgtccccagtgcatTCCCGTGTCCTCAGTGCATTCCCGtgccccagtccctgtcccagtgcattcccgtgtccccagtccctgtcccagtgcattcccgt tgcatTCCCGGTGTTCCAGGTCTCCCGGATCTGGTCCCGGATCCCAACTACGTCCAGGCCTCCACGTACGTGCAGAGAGCTCACCTGTACTCGCTGCGCTGCGCCGCCGAGGAAAAGTGCCTGGCCAG CACCGCCTACTCCGCCGACACCACCGACTACGACGTGCGGGTCCTGCTGCGCTTCCCGCAGCGCGTCAAGAACCAGGGCACGGCCGATTTCCTGCCGAGCCAGCCCCGCCacagctggcagtggcacagctgccacca gcacTACCACAGCATGGCCGAGTTCAGCCACTACGACCTGCTGGATGTCACCTCGGGCCGGCGGGTGGCGGAGGGACACAAGGCGAGTTTCTGCCTGGAGGACACCACGTGCGACTTCGGCCACCTCAAGCGCTACGCGTGCACCGCGCACACGCAG GGTCTCAGCCCGGGCTGTTACGACACCTACAACGCCGACATCGACTGCCAGTGGATCGACATCACCGACGTTCCCCCCGGCAATTACATCCTCAAG GTCCAGGTCAATCCCAAATATTTGGTGCTGGAATCAGATTTCACCAACAACGTCGTTCGCTGCCACATCCACTACACGGGGCGCTTCGTCTCCGCCTCCAACTGCCGCATTGCCCA atCCTGA
- the LOXL1 gene encoding lysyl oxidase homolog 1 isoform X3 — protein MSPVPVPSAFPCPQCIPVPQSLSQCIPVSPVPVPVHSRVPSPCPSAFPSLSQCIPGVPGLPDLVPDPNYVQASTYVQRAHLYSLRCAAEEKCLASTAYSADTTDYDVRVLLRFPQRVKNQGTADFLPSQPRHSWQWHSCHQHYHSMAEFSHYDLLDVTSGRRVAEGHKASFCLEDTTCDFGHLKRYACTAHTQGLSPGCYDTYNADIDCQWIDITDVPPGNYILKVQVNPKYLVLESDFTNNVVRCHIHYTGRFVSASNCRIAQS, from the exons atgtccccagtccctgtccccagtgcatTCCCGTGTCCTCAGTGCATTCCCGtgccccagtccctgtcccagtgcattcccgtgtccccagtccctgtcccagtgcattcccgtgtccccagtccctgtcccagtgcatTCCCG tccctgtcccagtgcatTCCCGGTGTTCCAGGTCTCCCGGATCTGGTCCCGGATCCCAACTACGTCCAGGCCTCCACGTACGTGCAGAGAGCTCACCTGTACTCGCTGCGCTGCGCCGCCGAGGAAAAGTGCCTGGCCAG CACCGCCTACTCCGCCGACACCACCGACTACGACGTGCGGGTCCTGCTGCGCTTCCCGCAGCGCGTCAAGAACCAGGGCACGGCCGATTTCCTGCCGAGCCAGCCCCGCCacagctggcagtggcacagctgccacca gcacTACCACAGCATGGCCGAGTTCAGCCACTACGACCTGCTGGATGTCACCTCGGGCCGGCGGGTGGCGGAGGGACACAAGGCGAGTTTCTGCCTGGAGGACACCACGTGCGACTTCGGCCACCTCAAGCGCTACGCGTGCACCGCGCACACGCAG GGTCTCAGCCCGGGCTGTTACGACACCTACAACGCCGACATCGACTGCCAGTGGATCGACATCACCGACGTTCCCCCCGGCAATTACATCCTCAAG GTCCAGGTCAATCCCAAATATTTGGTGCTGGAATCAGATTTCACCAACAACGTCGTTCGCTGCCACATCCACTACACGGGGCGCTTCGTCTCCGCCTCCAACTGCCGCATTGCCCA atCCTGA
- the LOXL1 gene encoding lysyl oxidase homolog 1 isoform X6, which produces MSPVPVPSAFPCPQCIPVSPVPVPVHSRVPVPVPSLSQCIPGVPGLPDLVPDPNYVQASTYVQRAHLYSLRCAAEEKCLASTAYSADTTDYDVRVLLRFPQRVKNQGTADFLPSQPRHSWQWHSCHQHYHSMAEFSHYDLLDVTSGRRVAEGHKASFCLEDTTCDFGHLKRYACTAHTQGLSPGCYDTYNADIDCQWIDITDVPPGNYILKVQVNPKYLVLESDFTNNVVRCHIHYTGRFVSASNCRIAQS; this is translated from the exons atgtccccagtccctgtccccagtgcatTCCCGTGTCCTCAGTGCATTcccgtgtccccagtccctgtcccagtgcatTCCcgtgtcccagtccctgtccca tccctgtcccagtgcatTCCCGGTGTTCCAGGTCTCCCGGATCTGGTCCCGGATCCCAACTACGTCCAGGCCTCCACGTACGTGCAGAGAGCTCACCTGTACTCGCTGCGCTGCGCCGCCGAGGAAAAGTGCCTGGCCAG CACCGCCTACTCCGCCGACACCACCGACTACGACGTGCGGGTCCTGCTGCGCTTCCCGCAGCGCGTCAAGAACCAGGGCACGGCCGATTTCCTGCCGAGCCAGCCCCGCCacagctggcagtggcacagctgccacca gcacTACCACAGCATGGCCGAGTTCAGCCACTACGACCTGCTGGATGTCACCTCGGGCCGGCGGGTGGCGGAGGGACACAAGGCGAGTTTCTGCCTGGAGGACACCACGTGCGACTTCGGCCACCTCAAGCGCTACGCGTGCACCGCGCACACGCAG GGTCTCAGCCCGGGCTGTTACGACACCTACAACGCCGACATCGACTGCCAGTGGATCGACATCACCGACGTTCCCCCCGGCAATTACATCCTCAAG GTCCAGGTCAATCCCAAATATTTGGTGCTGGAATCAGATTTCACCAACAACGTCGTTCGCTGCCACATCCACTACACGGGGCGCTTCGTCTCCGCCTCCAACTGCCGCATTGCCCA atCCTGA